The proteins below are encoded in one region of Ferruginibacter lapsinanis:
- a CDS encoding adenylate/guanylate cyclase domain-containing protein → MKSLSSSYSVFSVVGKYRMRSILYIAVFWTLIDIVVTILVKNEYDTDPFKSFLLREIAVFMMSCVMGYLFVFTLKNVFRKKSLVVNFIFKSIILLAAAFAMNFLIHFIDTVFIIRKDTVEAIISFFYEMLQTRLLIQHILYWLILFTITQLYIEINEKYSPGVFIDIIIGKYIQPKIEKRIIMFIDLKDSTPIAEKLGHVENFKFIRDFIFHVSMALIEHDGRIYQYVGDEVVVSWLFEKKNTVKCMNAIIEARKNLQRNGAQFRRSYDIIPEFRVGIHVGDVTVGEIGVIKRDLAMSGDTMNTAARIRSACNELNQKFIMSKDFVDSSDLKEWQGESLGIIDLKGKASGIELFSLKI, encoded by the coding sequence ATGAAATCTTTATCCTCATCATATTCAGTATTCTCGGTCGTAGGTAAATATCGAATGCGTTCAATTTTATACATTGCTGTATTTTGGACGTTGATTGATATTGTTGTAACGATATTAGTTAAAAATGAATATGACACTGATCCATTCAAATCTTTTTTGTTAAGAGAGATAGCCGTTTTCATGATGAGCTGCGTAATGGGATATTTGTTTGTATTTACACTAAAAAATGTATTTCGTAAAAAATCACTCGTTGTTAATTTTATTTTTAAGAGTATCATCTTGTTGGCTGCTGCTTTCGCAATGAATTTTCTTATACACTTTATCGATACTGTTTTTATTATTCGAAAAGATACTGTAGAAGCTATTATCTCTTTTTTTTATGAAATGCTTCAAACAAGACTTCTTATCCAGCATATACTTTATTGGCTTATTCTTTTTACAATAACTCAATTATATATTGAGATCAATGAAAAGTATTCTCCAGGGGTGTTTATAGATATTATCATAGGCAAATACATACAGCCAAAAATAGAGAAACGTATTATCATGTTTATCGATCTTAAAGATTCTACTCCTATAGCAGAGAAATTGGGACATGTAGAGAATTTTAAATTCATTCGTGATTTTATTTTTCATGTTTCGATGGCATTGATAGAACATGACGGAAGGATATATCAGTATGTAGGAGATGAGGTTGTAGTGTCGTGGCTTTTTGAAAAAAAAAATACGGTGAAGTGTATGAATGCGATCATTGAAGCTCGTAAAAATCTTCAACGGAATGGCGCCCAATTCCGAAGAAGTTATGACATTATTCCTGAATTCAGGGTTGGGATTCATGTAGGCGATGTTACCGTTGGGGAAATAGGGGTTATAAAGAGGGATCTGGCAATGAGTGGAGATACGATGAATACGGCTGCAAGGATACGGAGTGCCTGTAATGAACTTAATCAGAAATTCATTATGTCTAAAGACTTTGTGGATTCGAGTGATCTTAAAGAGTGGCAGGGGGAGAGTCTTGGAATTATAGATCTTAAAGGGAAGGCGAGTGGTATTGAATTATTTTCTCTAAAAATTTGA
- a CDS encoding phosphatase PAP2 family protein produces the protein MEINRDKELQKTAAVFSLQLFITSVAIFISLCLLIVLIRQIFYYKEETIDHRVFELLAPYRTGRNTIIMEGATLLGSHKFLIPAWLLLFARSFFFDKNKWIFIKALVIAVGSLCIMFGLKYFFKRPRPLIPLLHQVQGLSFPSGHAFMGLVFFGFLICLINHEVANKKLKWVLIILLVVLILIIGLSRVYLGVHYASDVIAGYCFGVLTFLLLQWLLARIEKYSKLR, from the coding sequence ATGGAGATAAATAGAGATAAGGAACTGCAAAAAACAGCGGCTGTTTTTTCTCTGCAACTTTTTATTACTTCGGTAGCAATATTTATTTCTTTGTGTTTATTGATCGTTTTGATCAGACAAATATTTTACTATAAAGAAGAGACAATCGATCATCGGGTTTTTGAACTTTTGGCTCCATATAGAACAGGTAGAAATACCATTATTATGGAGGGGGCTACTCTTTTGGGCTCTCATAAATTCCTTATTCCTGCCTGGTTATTATTGTTTGCTCGGTCTTTTTTCTTTGATAAGAATAAATGGATTTTTATAAAAGCATTAGTAATTGCAGTCGGCAGTTTGTGTATAATGTTTGGTCTGAAATATTTCTTTAAACGACCTCGTCCGCTTATTCCACTCCTGCATCAGGTACAAGGGTTAAGTTTCCCCAGCGGTCATGCATTTATGGGACTCGTGTTTTTTGGTTTTCTTATTTGTTTGATCAATCATGAAGTCGCTAATAAAAAATTGAAGTGGGTACTGATTATATTATTGGTTGTGTTGATATTGATCATTGGATTGAGTAGGGTATACCTGGGAGTACATTATGCCAGTGATGTAATAGCAGGGTATTGTTTTGGGGTGTTGACGTTTTTGCTTTTACAATGGTTGTTGGCTCGGATAGAAAAGTATAGTAAACTGAGATAA
- a CDS encoding glycoside hydrolase family 94 protein: protein MGYQRKKEKKNIFEKLSQAIAKLKKDFKLPFLGNNWNDRYANERPPLREELFSEEQLENYAKVLAKTHTAVYERTSESLLKRLSENEKVLLEVHQLLTESVKENKRIVPAGEWLLDNFYLIEEQIYTAEKHLPKGYSKVLPRLSKGQSANLPRVYDVAVEIISHTDGRIDLKSLLSFIKAYQTEVTLKLGELWAIPIMLRLALLENLRRLAIQIAIDIRNKDLASSWADKMTEIAEVDSKNLVLIIADMVRSDPPIVSSFVAELTKRLQEKGTLLMLPLSWIEQRLSENATTSSELIHQENQKQAADQVSISNSINSLRFLGANDWREFVENTSAIEQILRQDNNGVYGNMDFYTRDNYRHVIEKIARGTDMSEEAVALTVIQLTQANAQHGKANDRTAHVGYYLIGKGLLLLEKMVKFKGSIIEYFRKAFNKRPLTFYAGTIILFSFIISGLLIAKAYAEGLGNWILLAVLGVTSVIAISQLVISLLNRFITMFVPPVLLPRMDFSRGIPEQYRTLVVIPVILNHISEIEELIEGLEIRFLANRNKNLHFGLLTDFKDAASEVLPEDAAFVKLATERIIELNKKYGSNNNDLFFLFHRPRRWNASEKVWMGYERKRGKLAELNSLLRGKCHDRFSVVVGDETIFPYVKYVITLDADTQLPRDAAWKMIGTIAHPFNQAVFSEDSQTVIEGYAILQPKVSDSLHAINSSIYARLYQNETGLDPYTKAVSDIYQDLFGEGSFIGKGIYDVDIFEKILGTRFPENRILSHDLLEGCHVRSGLISDVQLYEEYPSRYLVDMKRRHRWIRGDWQIASWFHAYVPTAKKYFYQKNPLSLLSRWKIFDNIRRSLVPLSLLLLLFFGWLISADPFFWTLSVVSIMVLPSLVSLCSELIKKPGDVLFWPHILFSFKSAGNHFFQHVFEFICLPFEVYFNLDAIIRTNWRMSVTQKKMLEWNPSGNALRNNNQNIPETYKIMWFPVFLSIVLFTYLMLFSTEVLFVVMPILILWALSPFVSWKISTPLVKHKAELTIEQKKQLRKLARRIWGFFQNFVGEKDNWLPPDNYQEEPVGRIAHRTSPTNIGLLLLSNLSAFKFGYVTIQDFIHLTNNTIATMLKMERYKGHLYNWYDTETLQPLNPRYISTVDSGNLAGYLMVLKQGLIALPENAIFSEKLFDGLLDSVSVYREKITDNASLKQYENELINICKTGFTNIADIKKYVDTATVSFEKILNTSADDPANNSHWWGQCILKQLKDISYDLNAFAPWLAFPAPGPAFNKIIAALSHNITLQDLVRSETNTLLLIDSYYLQDNTKEENEWLGIIKAGYIASIDQAKNLMGIIEDLIEDCEVLSDMEFDFLYDRTQHLLSIGFNIDEHKRDHGFYDLLASEARLSTFVGIAQGKLPQDSWFALGRQITNLGVKGVLLSWSGSMFEYLMPSLIMPAYENTLLEETNKAIIQKQIEYGEKHGVPWGISESGYNLVDANLNYQYRAFGVPGLGFKRGLGEDLVVSPYSSIMSLMIDVKSSYQNFEKLKEAGLEGRFGFYEAIDYTASRLPRGKSGAVIKSFMAHHQGMSLLSLAFVLLDQPLQKLFESEIRFKATLLLLQERVPRISTFYSPSVHIADTGGLPSTDEVPIRVINTPDTVIPEVQLLSNGRYHTVVTNAGGGYSRWKDIAITRWREDTTCDNWGAFCFIHDLDNDSVWSTAFQPTLTAGENYEAVFSQGRAEFRRRDMSLETHTEIVVSPEDDIELRRIHITNRSRKRRNIEITSYAEVVLTSAVADEIHPAFSNLFVQTEINQQRHAIVCTRRPRSDEEHMPYMFHLMKVHDAEVQQVSYETDRAKFIGRGNTINEPAAMKKNGALSNTEGAVLDPIISIRYKIVLEPYEVTTIDLINGIAENKEICNGLIEKYQDQNLTNRVLELAWTHSQVILRQINAMESDAQLYCRLASSIVFSNSLLRADPAVIIKNHRTQSGLWGYSVSGDLPIVLVQIEDAANVDLVKQMVQAHTYWRLKGLMVDLVIWNEDRGGYRQVLQNQILGFVAPGFGADIKEQPGGIFIRSADQISNEDRILFQTVSHIVISDTLGSLEEQMNSRTKLKGAIPYFNPANNYAEVFTSVEPKTDLQFFNGTGGFSKDGSEYVITTTSLQQTPAPWVNVLANKHFGSIISENGQSYTWVENAHELRLTPWNNDAVGDLKGEAFYLRDEESGKYWSPTSLPSRGKSPYITRHGFGYSIFEHSEDGVYSEMCVYVDIEASIKFIRLRVKNNSDRKRFLSATGYVEWVLGDMRRKTTMHIVTGIDVDSGAIFAKNAYNAELENRVAFFDVDDTVKTYTTDRAEFIGRNKTINNPDAMIRTRLSGKKGAAIDPCGAIQVQFNLTENEEREVIFRLGVGRDADDASIMARQFKGGAAANTALEKVRNYWRKTVGAVQIETPDAAINIITNGWLNYQTIASRIWARSGFYQSGGAYGFRDQLQDVLSLLHTQPLLARSQILLCASRQFKEGDVQHWWHPPMGRGVRTTCSDDYLWLPFVTSRYLKITGDITVLDEQIHFIEGRGLNVAEESYYDLPLQSDNIASLYQHCVKAIERGLNFGEHGLPFIGSGDWNDGMDKVGNHGKGESVWLAFFLYDILNRFSEVAQIKNDLLFVDKCKLHADQLYNNISKNAWDGEWYRRAYFDNGSPLGSAMNDECKIDSIAQSWSVLSKGADIQHTTIAMASANKYLVREEENIVQLFDPPFDQSSMNPGYIKGYVPGVRENGGQYTHAAIWLAMAFAELGDKKKAWQLLQMINPVNHGDDAQKIAVYKVEPYVMSADIYAQSLHLGRGGWTWYTGSAGWMYQFIIESFIGLKKIGNKLMFTPCVPVEWKSLKIDYRYQDTLYHITYNQMGSEVIKLFLDEVEQLDHIVLVDNNNEHHISVMF from the coding sequence ATGGGATACCAAAGAAAAAAGGAGAAAAAAAATATATTTGAAAAGCTTTCTCAGGCAATTGCAAAACTTAAGAAAGATTTCAAGCTTCCATTTCTGGGGAATAACTGGAATGATCGGTATGCAAATGAAAGGCCTCCCTTGAGAGAAGAGTTGTTTTCGGAAGAACAGCTTGAAAACTATGCCAAGGTACTTGCGAAAACTCATACAGCTGTTTATGAGCGCACTTCTGAGAGCTTATTGAAAAGATTATCTGAGAATGAAAAGGTATTACTTGAAGTACATCAGCTCCTTACAGAATCAGTTAAGGAGAATAAAAGAATCGTGCCTGCGGGAGAATGGTTGTTAGATAATTTCTATCTCATAGAAGAACAGATATACACAGCTGAGAAACATTTGCCAAAAGGATACAGTAAGGTTTTGCCCAGGCTTTCAAAAGGGCAATCAGCCAACCTGCCCCGTGTTTATGATGTGGCTGTGGAAATTATTTCCCATACAGATGGAAGGATCGATTTAAAAAGCTTACTAAGTTTTATAAAGGCTTATCAAACGGAAGTTACTTTAAAGCTGGGAGAGCTGTGGGCAATTCCTATTATGTTACGTCTGGCATTATTAGAAAATTTGAGACGTCTTGCTATACAGATAGCTATCGATATTCGAAATAAAGATCTGGCATCTTCCTGGGCAGATAAAATGACAGAGATAGCAGAGGTTGATTCAAAAAATCTGGTTTTGATCATTGCAGATATGGTAAGATCAGATCCTCCTATTGTTAGTTCTTTCGTTGCCGAACTAACTAAAAGATTGCAGGAAAAAGGGACGTTGTTGATGTTGCCACTGAGTTGGATTGAACAACGATTATCAGAAAATGCAACCACGAGCAGTGAATTGATTCATCAGGAAAATCAGAAGCAGGCAGCAGATCAGGTCTCGATCAGTAATAGTATTAATAGTCTTCGTTTTTTAGGTGCTAACGATTGGCGGGAGTTCGTTGAAAATACCAGTGCCATAGAGCAAATATTGCGGCAAGACAATAATGGTGTTTATGGTAATATGGATTTTTACACTCGTGATAACTATCGTCATGTAATTGAAAAAATTGCCAGAGGTACTGATATGTCTGAAGAAGCAGTTGCTTTAACCGTAATTCAACTGACGCAGGCAAATGCACAACATGGTAAAGCAAATGATCGTACAGCACATGTTGGATATTATCTTATTGGGAAAGGCTTACTTCTTCTCGAAAAGATGGTGAAATTCAAAGGGTCAATAATAGAGTATTTCCGAAAAGCTTTCAACAAACGACCGCTTACTTTTTATGCAGGAACAATCATTCTTTTTTCTTTTATAATAAGTGGGCTTTTGATAGCTAAGGCTTATGCAGAAGGACTGGGCAATTGGATACTGTTAGCAGTATTAGGGGTTACTTCAGTAATAGCGATCAGTCAACTGGTAATATCATTATTGAATCGTTTTATAACGATGTTTGTACCACCTGTTTTATTGCCACGAATGGATTTCTCCAGGGGAATCCCGGAACAATATCGTACACTTGTTGTAATCCCCGTTATATTAAATCATATATCTGAAATTGAAGAATTGATTGAAGGGCTTGAGATACGTTTTCTTGCTAATAGAAATAAAAATTTGCATTTTGGTTTATTAACAGATTTTAAAGATGCAGCATCTGAGGTACTGCCGGAAGATGCAGCATTTGTAAAGTTGGCAACAGAGAGGATCATTGAATTAAATAAAAAATACGGTAGTAATAATAATGATCTGTTTTTCCTTTTCCATAGACCACGCCGATGGAATGCAAGCGAGAAAGTATGGATGGGGTATGAGCGAAAACGAGGTAAGCTGGCAGAGCTTAATTCTTTATTACGTGGTAAATGTCACGATAGATTTTCTGTCGTAGTTGGTGACGAAACAATATTTCCTTATGTCAAATACGTGATCACACTTGATGCAGACACTCAATTACCCAGAGATGCCGCATGGAAAATGATTGGTACGATTGCTCATCCATTTAATCAGGCGGTATTTTCTGAAGATTCGCAAACTGTTATTGAAGGGTATGCTATTCTTCAGCCTAAAGTTTCTGATAGTTTACATGCGATCAATAGCTCAATATACGCAAGGTTATATCAGAATGAAACAGGATTAGATCCTTATACTAAAGCTGTGTCAGATATTTATCAGGATCTTTTTGGTGAGGGGTCATTCATTGGTAAGGGGATTTATGACGTGGATATATTTGAAAAGATTTTAGGCACGAGGTTTCCCGAAAATCGTATACTAAGCCATGATCTTTTAGAAGGTTGTCATGTTCGTTCGGGATTGATCAGTGATGTACAACTTTATGAAGAGTATCCTTCCCGGTATCTTGTTGATATGAAACGCCGACATCGCTGGATAAGAGGCGATTGGCAAATAGCAAGTTGGTTTCATGCTTATGTACCCACTGCAAAAAAATATTTTTATCAAAAAAATCCGCTTTCGTTATTATCACGCTGGAAAATATTTGACAACATACGTCGTAGTTTAGTCCCTCTATCATTATTACTATTGTTGTTTTTTGGCTGGCTTATATCTGCTGATCCTTTCTTCTGGACTTTGTCTGTTGTGAGTATCATGGTATTACCATCGCTGGTCAGTTTGTGTAGTGAACTGATCAAAAAACCGGGAGATGTCCTTTTTTGGCCACATATCTTATTTTCATTTAAATCAGCCGGGAATCATTTTTTTCAGCATGTATTCGAATTTATTTGTTTGCCTTTTGAAGTATATTTTAATCTAGATGCGATCATCCGAACCAACTGGCGTATGTCTGTTACACAAAAGAAAATGCTTGAATGGAATCCTTCCGGTAACGCACTGAGAAATAATAATCAAAATATTCCTGAGACATATAAGATAATGTGGTTCCCTGTTTTCTTATCAATCGTGCTATTTACTTATTTAATGCTTTTTTCTACAGAGGTACTTTTTGTTGTAATGCCAATTTTGATACTTTGGGCTTTATCACCTTTTGTTTCATGGAAAATAAGTACACCACTTGTAAAACATAAAGCCGAACTGACTATAGAGCAAAAAAAACAGCTACGAAAATTAGCAAGAAGAATATGGGGCTTTTTTCAAAATTTTGTTGGAGAAAAAGACAATTGGTTGCCACCTGATAATTACCAGGAAGAGCCAGTAGGAAGAATTGCTCATCGTACATCACCTACTAATATTGGTCTGCTTTTGCTATCCAATCTTTCTGCATTTAAATTCGGATATGTTACTATACAGGATTTCATTCATCTTACAAACAATACGATCGCTACCATGCTAAAGATGGAGCGTTATAAAGGCCACTTATATAATTGGTATGACACGGAAACATTGCAGCCATTAAATCCAAGATATATTTCTACAGTTGATAGCGGAAATTTGGCGGGATATTTAATGGTATTGAAACAAGGGCTTATTGCACTACCTGAAAATGCGATTTTTTCTGAAAAATTATTTGATGGCTTATTAGATAGCGTGAGCGTTTATCGGGAAAAAATTACTGACAATGCTTCTCTCAAACAATATGAGAATGAACTAATAAATATTTGTAAAACAGGTTTTACAAATATTGCTGACATTAAAAAATATGTTGATACAGCAACAGTTTCTTTTGAAAAAATCCTGAATACATCAGCTGATGACCCTGCGAATAATTCTCATTGGTGGGGGCAGTGTATACTAAAACAATTAAAAGATATAAGTTACGATCTTAATGCATTTGCTCCCTGGCTTGCATTTCCAGCTCCGGGGCCAGCGTTTAACAAGATCATTGCCGCATTGTCTCACAATATAACATTACAGGATCTTGTAAGATCTGAAACGAATACATTATTACTAATCGATAGTTATTATTTACAAGATAATACCAAAGAAGAAAATGAGTGGCTTGGTATAATCAAGGCAGGATATATAGCATCAATTGATCAGGCGAAAAACCTGATGGGGATTATAGAAGATCTGATAGAAGATTGCGAAGTTCTTTCAGATATGGAATTTGATTTTCTATACGATAGAACACAGCATTTATTGTCAATAGGATTTAATATTGATGAACATAAACGAGATCATGGATTTTATGATCTTCTTGCGTCAGAGGCAAGGTTGTCAACTTTTGTAGGGATAGCACAAGGTAAATTACCACAGGATAGCTGGTTTGCATTAGGACGACAAATCACAAACCTTGGAGTAAAAGGAGTCTTGCTTTCATGGAGTGGTTCTATGTTCGAATATCTGATGCCTTCATTGATCATGCCTGCTTATGAAAATACTCTGCTTGAAGAAACCAATAAGGCGATCATACAAAAGCAAATTGAATATGGAGAAAAGCACGGAGTGCCATGGGGTATTTCTGAGTCGGGCTATAATTTAGTAGATGCTAATCTTAATTATCAATATCGTGCATTCGGAGTTCCAGGCCTAGGGTTTAAACGTGGATTGGGAGAAGATCTTGTGGTTTCACCATATTCTTCTATAATGTCGTTGATGATAGATGTTAAAAGTAGTTATCAAAATTTCGAGAAATTGAAAGAAGCTGGATTAGAGGGTAGGTTTGGTTTTTATGAAGCAATCGACTACACTGCATCCCGATTGCCAAGAGGTAAGTCTGGAGCAGTGATAAAATCTTTTATGGCGCATCACCAAGGGATGAGTCTTTTGTCATTGGCTTTTGTTTTACTTGATCAACCATTACAAAAATTATTCGAGTCTGAGATAAGGTTTAAAGCAACATTGTTGTTGTTGCAGGAAAGGGTTCCGAGAATTTCAACATTCTATTCACCGAGTGTTCATATCGCAGATACAGGAGGTCTACCATCTACTGATGAAGTCCCTATCCGTGTTATCAATACACCAGATACAGTTATTCCTGAAGTACAATTGTTGTCAAATGGCAGGTACCATACTGTTGTAACCAATGCAGGGGGAGGATATAGTCGTTGGAAAGATATTGCGATTACACGTTGGCGTGAAGATACGACCTGTGACAACTGGGGGGCATTTTGTTTTATACATGATCTTGATAATGATTCAGTTTGGTCTACTGCTTTTCAACCAACTTTAACAGCCGGAGAAAATTATGAAGCTGTTTTTTCTCAGGGAAGAGCAGAGTTTCGTCGTCGGGATATGTCATTAGAAACACATACAGAGATTGTTGTGTCGCCTGAAGATGATATTGAATTACGACGCATACATATTACCAATCGGTCACGTAAAAGACGAAATATTGAGATCACCAGCTACGCAGAGGTTGTATTAACTTCTGCTGTTGCAGATGAGATACATCCGGCATTCAGTAATCTTTTTGTTCAAACAGAAATTAATCAGCAGCGGCATGCGATCGTTTGTACTAGAAGACCTCGTTCAGATGAAGAGCACATGCCATACATGTTTCATTTGATGAAAGTACATGATGCAGAAGTGCAGCAGGTTTCTTACGAAACAGACCGGGCTAAGTTTATTGGTCGTGGAAATACGATAAATGAACCGGCAGCAATGAAAAAGAATGGAGCGTTGTCAAATACTGAAGGAGCTGTGTTAGATCCTATCATTTCTATACGCTACAAAATTGTTCTGGAACCATATGAAGTGACCACGATCGATCTGATAAATGGCATAGCAGAAAATAAAGAGATATGTAATGGGTTAATAGAAAAATACCAGGATCAGAATCTCACAAACCGAGTATTGGAACTGGCATGGACACATAGCCAGGTCATTCTGCGGCAAATTAATGCAATGGAATCTGACGCACAATTATATTGTCGTTTAGCAAGTTCTATTGTCTTTTCTAATTCATTATTACGAGCCGATCCGGCAGTTATTATAAAAAATCACAGAACGCAATCTGGCTTATGGGGGTATTCTGTTTCCGGCGATCTGCCAATAGTATTGGTACAGATAGAAGATGCTGCTAATGTTGATCTTGTAAAACAAATGGTGCAGGCTCATACTTACTGGCGACTAAAAGGTTTGATGGTAGATCTGGTAATTTGGAATGAAGACAGGGGAGGATATCGTCAGGTATTGCAAAATCAAATTCTGGGATTTGTAGCTCCCGGTTTTGGCGCCGACATTAAAGAACAGCCTGGTGGGATTTTCATAAGGTCTGCTGATCAGATATCCAATGAGGATCGTATTTTATTTCAAACGGTATCACATATTGTGATATCAGATACGCTTGGTTCTCTGGAAGAGCAAATGAATAGTCGAACAAAACTGAAAGGAGCTATTCCTTATTTTAATCCGGCTAATAATTATGCAGAAGTTTTTACATCTGTTGAACCTAAAACAGACTTGCAGTTTTTCAATGGTACAGGAGGGTTTTCCAAAGACGGTTCTGAGTATGTGATCACTACCACATCATTGCAACAGACTCCGGCTCCATGGGTAAATGTGTTGGCTAATAAACACTTTGGTAGTATTATCTCTGAAAATGGACAATCATATACATGGGTTGAAAATGCGCATGAATTAAGACTCACTCCATGGAATAATGATGCAGTAGGTGACCTGAAAGGAGAAGCGTTTTATTTAAGAGATGAAGAAAGTGGAAAATATTGGTCGCCAACCTCATTGCCCAGCAGGGGGAAATCCCCTTACATAACCAGGCATGGGTTTGGTTATAGTATTTTTGAACATAGTGAAGATGGGGTCTATTCTGAAATGTGCGTTTATGTCGATATTGAAGCCAGCATTAAATTTATTCGACTGAGAGTAAAAAATAATTCTGATAGAAAAAGATTTTTATCTGCAACTGGGTATGTTGAATGGGTTTTAGGTGATATGCGAAGAAAAACTACTATGCATATCGTAACAGGAATTGATGTAGACAGTGGAGCGATCTTTGCAAAAAATGCATACAATGCAGAACTTGAAAATCGGGTTGCATTTTTTGATGTGGATGATACGGTAAAAACTTATACGACCGATCGTGCAGAATTTATCGGTCGTAATAAAACGATCAATAATCCTGATGCCATGATCAGAACTCGTTTGTCTGGAAAAAAAGGAGCAGCAATCGATCCTTGCGGTGCCATACAGGTGCAGTTCAATCTTACAGAAAATGAAGAGAGAGAAGTGATCTTTAGGCTTGGCGTAGGTAGAGATGCAGATGATGCAAGTATTATGGCTCGTCAATTTAAGGGTGGTGCAGCGGCAAATACGGCCTTAGAAAAAGTAAGAAATTATTGGAGGAAAACGGTTGGGGCCGTACAGATAGAGACCCCTGATGCAGCAATCAATATTATCACTAATGGTTGGCTTAATTATCAAACGATTGCTTCCAGGATATGGGCCAGAAGTGGATTCTATCAATCCGGAGGCGCTTATGGATTCAGAGATCAGCTGCAAGATGTATTGTCATTGTTACATACACAACCACTATTGGCACGTTCACAAATTTTATTATGTGCATCACGACAATTTAAGGAAGGGGATGTGCAACATTGGTGGCATCCGCCAATGGGAAGAGGGGTTCGTACTACTTGTTCAGATGATTATCTGTGGCTGCCATTTGTAACATCCCGATACCTTAAAATTACAGGCGATATAACTGTTCTTGATGAACAGATACATTTTATTGAAGGAAGAGGGCTTAATGTTGCAGAAGAATCTTATTATGATCTTCCTTTACAATCAGATAATATTGCAAGTTTGTATCAACATTGTGTAAAGGCCATCGAACGTGGATTGAATTTCGGTGAACATGGATTACCATTTATTGGTTCGGGAGATTGGAATGACGGGATGGATAAGGTGGGCAATCATGGAAAGGGGGAAAGTGTCTGGCTGGCTTTTTTTCTGTATGATATCTTAAATCGTTTTAGCGAAGTGGCGCAAATCAAAAATGACCTTCTTTTTGTAGATAAATGTAAACTACATGCAGATCAGTTGTATAACAATATAAGTAAAAATGCCTGGGATGGGGAATGGTATAGAAGAGCTTATTTTGATAATGGTTCTCCATTGGGATCAGCAATGAATGATGAATGTAAGATTGATTCAATAGCACAGAGTTGGTCTGTATTATCTAAAGGCGCAGACATTCAACACACAACAATAGCGATGGCATCTGCAAATAAATATTTGGTTCGTGAAGAAGAGAATATTGTACAACTGTTTGATCCTCCCTTTGATCAATCATCTATGAACCCTGGTTATATAAAGGGGTATGTGCCAGGAGTAAGAGAGAATGGCGGACAGTATACACATGCGGCTATATGGTTGGCGATGGCATTTGCAGAGTTAGGGGATAAAAAAAAGGCGTGGCAATTATTGCAAATGATCAATCCTGTAAATCATGGCGATGATGCACAGAAAATAGCGGTGTATAAAGTAGAGCCATATGTCATGTCGGCAGATATTTATGCTCAATCATTACATCTTGGCCGTGGGGGTTGGACATGGTATACAGGCTCGGCAGGTTGGATGTATCAATTTATTATAGAGTCATTTATCGGTCTTAAAAAGATCGGTAATAAATTAATGTTTACACCTTGTGTTCCTGTTGAATGGAAGTCGCTGAAAATAGATTATCGTTATCAGGATACGCTCTATCATATAACATATAATCAAATGGGCAGTGAAGTGATAAAACTTTTTCTGGATGAAGTAGAGCAACTGGATCATATTGTCCTTGTTGATAATAATAATGAACATCACATAAGTGTAATGTTTTAA